GGCGGCGGGCTGCGGGGCCTGCGCGGCGGGCGCGTCGCCGGCGTCGGCCGGGGCGAAGGTCTCCGCCACCTTGAGCGCCACGTCCCTGGTCACGCTCGACTGCGCGCTGCGCACGGTTTCGCCCAGCTCGGCGAGCTTGGCGAGGACGTCCCGGCTGTTCTTCTCGAGCAGCTTGGCCAGCGCGTGCACCCGGATCCGGGCGGGCAGGTCGGCCAGCGGGCCGCTCGTGGGTGTGACGGGATTCCCGCCGGTCTGCTCGGCGGGTGTTTCCGCGTTCGACATGTGTCTCCTCCGCCCCCGGGCGCGTCTGCCGGTGCTCACCGGCAGGGACGCGGCCGCGCAGGGGCCCCTTTCTGTTCGTTCCGCCGTGGTGGTCACCAGCGACGGGAATCCTGGCCCGACGACCGGGCGCCGCGCCACCGCATCCGGCGGCGCGCAACCCGGTCAAAGGTCTGCTCGGAGTTGTGCGTCGGCACTCGCGGCCCCCGGGCCGCCCGCCACGTCGTCCAGCCGCCCGGTTCGCGGGCGGCGACGCGCGTCGTGCTGTTCGTGCACATCACCGGGCCACAACGCCGCAGGCAGCACCTCTCACGTGCGCCCCGCGGCCCAGCGGCCACCCCGAGTATCCCACACCGGGTGACTGCTCCGGTGTACTCGGTACCTCCGCCCACGCCGCCGGGCGCGCCGCGGGCCCACCGGCCGGGGGAACTTGGCCGCAGCGCTTGTCCGCCGGGCACGGGGTGGCTACCGTGCGGCTCGGGGTGACCGGGATCTCGCGCACCGGCACCCGCGGTTCCTGCATCCGGTGGGAGGTCCGGTGTCCCTGCTGGCGCGGCCCCTGCGGGCGGCCGTGTGCACCGTACTGGTGCTTTCGGGATGCGTCACCGCCGGTCCGGCGGCGGCCGACGAGCCCGGCTGCGGTCACGGCCGGAACCTGCGCTACGTCGTCACCTTCGACCGCGGCACGTCCGAGTCCGCCGCCCGCGCGCAGGTCACCGGCGCGTGCGGGGCCACCACCGTCTACTACCCGCAGATCGCCGTCGCCGTCGCCACCTCGGGCGACCCGGACTTCGGCGGGCGGATCGGGCTCGACCGGGCGTTCAGCGCCCAGGCCGAGCGGCTGGCCGCGCAGCGCGCCACCGAGGTCAGGCCGCAGCCCGCGCGGGCGACACTGCCCGCGACCGACCCCGCGAAGGTGCCCACCGCCGACCTGAGCGACCGGCAGTGGGACATGCGGATGATCAACGCGGGCCGCTCTCCGGCAGCCCCGGGCGTCTCCGGCGGCACCGACGTTTCGCACGGCAGCCGGGACGTCGTCGTCGGCGTCCTCGACTCGGGCATCGACCCCGGTCACCCGGACCTGAGCGCCGCCCTCGACCGCGACGACTCCGCCGGCTGCCTGACCGGCGCCCCCGACCGGTCCGAGTCCGCCTGGAAGCCGACGACGTCGGTGCACGGCACGCACGTGGCGGGGATCATCGCGGCGGCCGACGACGGGCACGGCGTGACGGGTGTGGCGCCCGGGGTCAGGGTGGCGTCGGTGAAGGTGATCGACGACCGCGGCTACGCGGACCCGGAGGCCGCGGTGTGCGGGCTGATGTGGGCGGCGTCCCGGCACATGCGGCTGACGAACAGCAGCTTCTTCGTCAACCCGTGGACGCTCTCGTGCATCCGCGGCGACGACCGCGGGGTGGTGCACGAAGCGCTGGCGCGCGCGGTCGAATACAGCACGTCGGCGGGCACGCTGAACGTCGCGGCGGCGACCAACGAGGCCGTCGACCTGACGCCGGCGGCGCGTTCCGGCTCACCCGCGGCGGGTGCGGGGTGCGAGGCGCTGCCGGCCGCGCTGCGGGACGTCGTCGCGGTGTCCGCCGTCGGCTCGGACCGGGTGAAGGCGGGCTACAGCTCGTACGGGCTGGGCGTGATCGATGTCACCGCCCCGGGTGGTGAGACGGGCGAGTGCGTGCTTTCGACGGTGCCCGGCGGGTACGCCCCGCTGTGCGGGACGTCGATGGCCGCGCCGCACGCCACCGGGGTGCTGGCGCTGCTGGCGTCGATGTACCGGGACGCCGGGCCGCGGCAGCTGCGGCGGACGCTGGACGCCCAGGCGATGCCGATGCCGTGCCCGGCCGACTACGACCTCACCGGGGACGGGACCCAGGATGCCTACTGCGCTGGGTACGAGGGGTTCAACGGCTTCTACGGGCACGGGATGGTGGACGCGCTGGCCGCCGTCGCGCCGCGGGGACGGCCCGATCCGGCCCGCTGAGCCGCTCCAGGCCGTGCGGGAAACCAGGACTCGCGTGGTTGCAGCCGGGACTCGCGTGATCGGAGGCGGAACTCGCGTGATTGGCGGGGCATCGCGTCATGTCAGGAGGAGTTTGGCGATGCGGCGGGTCGAGGCCCACAGGCCCACCGCGCCCAGGACCAGCAGGTAGGCCAGGTTGACCAGCATGCTGCCGGACAGCAGGCCCGTCGCGAGGCCGCGCATCAGCTCGATCGC
This genomic window from Amycolatopsis mongoliensis contains:
- a CDS encoding S8 family peptidase yields the protein MSLLARPLRAAVCTVLVLSGCVTAGPAAADEPGCGHGRNLRYVVTFDRGTSESAARAQVTGACGATTVYYPQIAVAVATSGDPDFGGRIGLDRAFSAQAERLAAQRATEVRPQPARATLPATDPAKVPTADLSDRQWDMRMINAGRSPAAPGVSGGTDVSHGSRDVVVGVLDSGIDPGHPDLSAALDRDDSAGCLTGAPDRSESAWKPTTSVHGTHVAGIIAAADDGHGVTGVAPGVRVASVKVIDDRGYADPEAAVCGLMWAASRHMRLTNSSFFVNPWTLSCIRGDDRGVVHEALARAVEYSTSAGTLNVAAATNEAVDLTPAARSGSPAAGAGCEALPAALRDVVAVSAVGSDRVKAGYSSYGLGVIDVTAPGGETGECVLSTVPGGYAPLCGTSMAAPHATGVLALLASMYRDAGPRQLRRTLDAQAMPMPCPADYDLTGDGTQDAYCAGYEGFNGFYGHGMVDALAAVAPRGRPDPAR